In Neochlamydia sp. AcF84, the genomic window CATCCCCATTATATAGATCTCTTGTAGAATCGTTAGTAGTAATGATAATAGGAATAATCATGCGTTGATGAGCTTTAGTCTTCTTTAAAATTTCTTTGTAGAAAAAAGCATTCAATTGATCTACTCCTAAAGGCCCTTTTCGAAGAGGGGAAAGAATGCGGAAATGGTTCATGGAGAGTTCGGAAATATTTGATTCCTCCCATGATAGGTAAGGCTCTACCTTTAACCATAGTTGCTGCTGAATAGAAAAAGCTGGCAGATCTTTGCCCAATCTCGTAAAGTGCAGAGCTTTTCTTGAAGATTGTAAGCGGTGTAAGGCTGCCTGGCTTTCTCCTTTTTTGATCTCCTCGGCTAAGTCAATGATTTCTTTTAACTCTGAGCGTAGACATTTTTTTAGTTCAATGAATTGATGAGGTTTACAAATGTAGGTCATGTCTGCAAAAAAAGAGCCTGCTTCGATAGGTGGCAATTGATAAGGGTCTCCAAGCATGATAAGGCGAGCACCAGGCTTAAGTGCTTGAAAAAGTAAAGACATCAAACGAATATCAATCATTGAAGATTCATCAATCACTAATAAATCCGCATTAATGAGAGGGGGGGAAGAAGATAGGCTTTTTGATTTAAGGCCGAGTAAAGAGTGAATAGTGGTAGCATTGATGGGTGAGAAACCGACCAGATCACTAACTGCTTTACTTAAGCTTTTCTGTAGCTGCGCGGCAGCTTTTCCAGTAGGGGCAGCTAAAGCAATACGGCAATTATTTTTTTGAGTATTATTCAGACTATTCCAAAATACCTTAATAAGTAAACCTGCCGTATAAGTTTTACCGGTTCCAGGTCCGCCGCATATAATAGTTAATGATTGATTTTCTAGTTGTGCAATAGCTTGGGCTTGCTCAGGAAGTAAGTTGTTAGTAGATAAAAGGTGGGTAAGGCTAGCTTGGAAAAGTGCTTTATCAAGCTCAAGAGAAGCTTTTTGTTCTAAAAGTTGATGGAATTCTCGTAAGCAACGATGTTCGTATAGCCAATATTTTTGAAAATAGAAAAGATCATTTAAGCGACATAAAGGAGTTGGAGGAACTATATCTTCTGTTTCTGTAATCAGGTGGAGTAAAGAAGGAGGAATATGGTAGGTACTGCGGCTAATTAATCGTTCTAATTCTTGCCATTCCTCTGCGGAGAAATTATTCTGCTCTTGCACTTCCCATACATCTTGGGGTTTAGGTAAAACTTCGGCATCAGAAACTTTTATACATAGATGACCCGCCCGAGCGGATTGAGAGAGATGAAGAAGGAGCGGCAGGGCATCTACGGAGGCATTATAGCTTTTAATTAAATAATCGGCTAAAGCCCAATCTACCAAGGGGAGTGCTTGATTATTCTTAAGCTTATCTATTAGATTGATGTTTTGTAAAGATGGCATGATTTTTTATTTAAATAAGGGGAAAAGTTTTTATTTCTCATCTAGCTGCTCTTAAGATCAGATTTTTAAGACGCCTGTAGGTTTTCCTGCACTGGCATTAAGCCCGCGTAAAAAGATGTA contains:
- the recD gene encoding exodeoxyribonuclease V subunit alpha encodes the protein MPSLQNINLIDKLKNNQALPLVDWALADYLIKSYNASVDALPLLLHLSQSARAGHLCIKVSDAEVLPKPQDVWEVQEQNNFSAEEWQELERLISRSTYHIPPSLLHLITETEDIVPPTPLCRLNDLFYFQKYWLYEHRCLREFHQLLEQKASLELDKALFQASLTHLLSTNNLLPEQAQAIAQLENQSLTIICGGPGTGKTYTAGLLIKVFWNSLNNTQKNNCRIALAAPTGKAAAQLQKSLSKAVSDLVGFSPINATTIHSLLGLKSKSLSSSPPLINADLLVIDESSMIDIRLMSLLFQALKPGARLIMLGDPYQLPPIEAGSFFADMTYICKPHQFIELKKCLRSELKEIIDLAEEIKKGESQAALHRLQSSRKALHFTRLGKDLPAFSIQQQLWLKVEPYLSWEESNISELSMNHFRILSPLRKGPLGVDQLNAFFYKEILKKTKAHQRMIIPIIITTNDSTRDLYNGDVGFLVRQKPHQLEGHVQAGDYALFADKKIPALLLPNYEYAYCLSVHKSQGSEFNHLILLLPEGSEHFGRELIYTAITRARQQIEIWSQTDSFEKALNKSTSRLSRCSKK